From the genome of Faecalibacterium prausnitzii:
CGTTATGATCATCAGCGGCAAGGACAAGGGCCACACTGGTAAGGTCCTGCAGGTCAGCCCCTCTGAGAACAAGGTCATCGTTGAGGGCCAGAACATGGTTACCAAGCACGTCAAGCCCCGCCGTCAGGGCGAGCAGGGCGGCATCGTCAAGGCTGAGGGTGCAATGTACGCATCCAAGGTCATGCCCATCTGCCCCAAGTGCGGCAAGGCTGTGCGTGTGGGCCACGTCGAGAAGGACGGTAAGATGGTCCGCGTCTGCAAGAAGTGCGGCGCTGAGCTGTAAGAAAGGAGTATGGAACAATGGCTCGTTTGAAAGAACAGTATGTCAATGAAATTGCTCCTGCTCTGAACTCCAAGTTCGGTTACAAGAGCGTTATGCAGATCCCCAAGCTGGACAAGGTCGTCATCAACGTTGCCTGCGGCGAAGCCAAGGACAACGAGAAGATCCTGGAAGCTGTCATGAAGGATCTGGGCCAGATCACTGGCCAGAAGGCAGTCGTCTGCCGTGCCAAGAAGAGCGTTGCAAACTTTAAGCTGCGCCAGGGCACTCCCATCGGCTGCAAGGTCACCCTGCGTGGTGAGCGCATGTACGAGTTCGTCGATCGTTTCTTCAACGTCGCTCTGCCCCGTGTCCGCGACTTCCGCGGCATCAACGGCAACGGCTTTGACGGCCGCGGCAACTTCGCATGCGGCATCAAGGAGCAGATCATCTTCCCGGAGATCGACTTCGATAAGGTCGATGCAGTCCGCGGCATGGATGTCTGCTTCGTTACCACCGCTAAGACCGACGAAGAGGGCAAGGAGCTGCTGAAGGCTCTGGGCGCTCCGTTCGCTACCGAGAATAACTAAGGAGGAGATTGGTACAATGGCTAAACTGTCTATGAAGCTGAAGCAGTCTCGTCCTGCTAAGTTCTCTACCCGTGCATACACCCGTTGCCGCATCTGCGGCCGCCCCCACTCCGTGCTGCGCAAGTACGGCGTGTGCCGTGTGTGCTTCCGTGAGCTGGCCTACAAGGGCGAGATTCCCGGTGTCAAGAAGGCTTCCTGGTAATTTACCGGACGCCGGATAAATGGTCGGATATCCGCTCCGGGGCAAACGATTGTTTCGGAGCGGTATCATTATAAAACAAATGAGAGCTAATCTAAGGAGGTTAGTGGCAAATGCAGATTACTGATCCTATCGCGGACCTGCTGACTCGCATCCGCAACGCTAGCACTGCCAAACACCCTTCTGTGGAGATCCCCGCATCGAACATGAAGAAGGCAATCTGCCAGATTCTGGTTGACGAGGGCTACATCAAGGGTATGCAGGTCAAGAACGATACCGTCCAGGGCACCATCGTTGTCACCCTGAAGTATCAGGCAAATGGCGAGCCCGTCATCGCCGGCCTGCGCCGTGTTTCCAAGCCCGGCCTGCGCATCTACACCAACTGCGAGGATATGCCGAAGGTCATGAAGGGCCTGGGCACCGCAATCATTTCCACCTCTAAGGGCATCATGACCGATAAGGCTGCTCGTGCTGCGCACGTTGGCGGCGAGGTCCTGGCCTTTGTGTGGTAAGAAAGGGGTAAAAGACAATGTCGAGAATTGGAAGAAAACCCATCGTCATTCCTGCCGGTGTCACGGTCACTGTTGATGAGGCAGCACATACCGTCGCCGTCAAGGGCCCCAAGGGCAGCCTGAATTCCAACTATCATCACCTGATGACCGTCAAGGTCGAGGGCAATGAGGTTTTGGTTACCCGCCCCAATGACGAGCCCGAAGCACGCAGCCTGCATGGCCTGACCCGCACCAACATCGCCAACATGGTGAACGGTGTCGTCAACGGCTATGAGAAGAAGCTGGAGATCGTCGGTGTTGGTCTGCGCTGCCAGAAGCAGGGCTCCAACCTGGTCATGAACCTGGGCTTCTCTCACCAGGTGAACATCCCCGATACTGAGGATTGCACCATTGTGTGGCAGGACCCCAACCACTTCTCTGTTACCGGTATTGACAAGCAGAAGGTCGGCCAGTATGCCGCCGAGATCCGCGCCAAGAAGCCGCCTGAGCCTTACAAGGGCAAGGGCATCCGCTACGAGGGCGAGGTCGTCAAGCACAAAGAAGGCAAAGCCGGCAAGGGCAAGAAATAAGGTAAGGAGTGAAAGACAATGGTTAAGCAGATCGACAAGAACGAAGCTCGTCTTCGTCGTCATCGCCGTGTTCGCAACAAGATCAGCGGCACCGCAGCACGTCCTCGCCTGGATGTTTTCCGCTCCGCCAAGCACATTTACGCTCAGATCATCGATGATGAGCAGGGCGTGACTCTGGTGTCGGCTTCCACCATGGACAAGGACTTCAATGGTTTCGGCGGCAACGTCGAGGCCGCTGCTGAGATCGGCAAGAAGATCGCAGCAAAGGCTCTGGAAAAGGGCATCACCGAGGTCGTTTTCGACCGTGGCGGTTACGTTTATCATGGCCGTGTTAAGGCCCTGGCTGATGGCGCCCGTGAGGGCGGCCTGAAGCTGTAATGAGAGGAGGAAACACATTATGGCTATGAGAAACCGTGAAGACGACGGCATGATCACCAAGGTTGTCTCCATCAACCGCGTTTCCAAGACGGTCAAGGGCGGCCGCATCATGAAGTTTGCTGCTCTGGTCGTTGTGGGCGACGGCAAGGGCACCATCGGTTACGGCATCGGCAAGTCCGGCGAAGTGCCTGAGGCAATCCGCAAGGGCGAAGCTGCTGCAAAGAAGAACATGCACAAGGTTGCCCTGAAGGGCACCACCATCCCCCACGAGATCGTCGGCAAGTACGGCGCAGGCGCCGTTCTGCTCAAGCCGGCTGCACCTGGTACCGGTATGATCGCCGGCGGCCCTGTGCGTGCCGTCATTGAGGCTGCTGGCATCAAGGACATCCGTGCGAAGTCTATGCGTTCCAACAACCCCATCAACGTTGTTTCTGCTACCTTCGCAGGTCTGTGCGGCCTGGTCAGCGCGGAGTCCGTCGCTGAGAAGCGCGGCAAGACCGTGAAAGAGATTCTGGGTTAAGGAGGTAACAAACCATGGCAGATAAGATGCTCAAAATCGAGCTGAAGAAGAGCCTGATCGGCCGCGGCGCAAAGCAGATCGCTACCGCCGAGGCTCTGGGCCTGAAGAAGCCGGGCGACGTTACCGTTCAGCCTGACAATGCCGCTACGCAGGGCAAGATCGCAAAGATCGGCTTCCTGCTCAGCGTCACCGAAGCCTAATAGCAGGGGGTATACGCATAATGAAACTTCATGAACTGCACGCGATTCCCGGCGCAAACAAGGCTGTGACCCGCAAGGGCCGCGGCATTGGCTCCGGCAATGGCAAGACTGCCGGTTTCGGCAGCAAGGGCCAGAAGGCCCGTTCCGGCGTGAAGCACGCTGGTTTCGAGGGCGGCCAGATGCCTCTGGCACGCCGCCTGCCGAAGGTTGGCTTTAACAACATCTTTGCTACCCAGTATGCCATCGTCAACGTGGCAGACCTGGAAGCAGCTTTTGAGGCCGGTGCCGTTGTTGACACCGAGGCTCTGAAGGCAAAGGGTCTGGTCAAGAAGACTCTGGACGGTGTTAAGGTCCTGGGCAACGGCGAGCTGACCAAGGCTCTGACCGTCAAGGCCGCAGCCTATTCCGCTTCTGCCAAAGAGAAAATCGAAAAGGCAGGCGGAAAGGCTGAGGTGATGTAAGGTGTTTCAGACATTCCGTAACGCATGGAAGATTCCCGAGCTGAAAAATCGTCTCCTGTTCACGCTGGCGATCCTCGTGGTGTATCGTCTGGGCTGCGCCATCCCCGTTCCGTTCATCACCGGCTCTGCACTGAGCCAGATGTTCTCGAACGGCAACATGCTCTCGTACCTTGATATGATGAGCGGCGGTGCGTTGTCCCGGTGCACACTCTTCGCGTTAGGTGTGACACCTTATATCAACGCTTCCATCATTGTGCAGCTGCTCACCGTTGCGATCCCTTCGCTGGAAAACATCGCGAAGGAGCCGGACGGCCAGAACAAGCTGCAGCAGATCACCCGGTATGCCGGCGGCGTCATCGCTCTGGTGATGAGCCTTGGCTACTATTTCGTGGTCCGCAATATGGGCGCACTGAAGTATACGAACGGCGCGGCTGGCATCTTTACCGCCGTGGTCATCATCGCCACCTTCACCGCAGGTGCTCAGCTGATCACCTGGTGCGGCGAGCAGATCGATGACAAGGGCATCGGCAACGGCCTGTCCCTTCTGATCTTCTCTTCGATCGTTTCCAACTGGTCCAGCGTCTACACCACGGTCACGGGTCTGCTGACCCGCGCCGCCGCAGGCGAGACCAAGTTCTATATCCTGCTGCCCCTGCTGGTCGTGCTGGCACTGGTCGTGATCGTGTTCATCGTCATCATGACGAATGCAGAACGCCGCATCACCATCCAGTATGCAAAGCGCGTGGTGGGCCGCAAGCAGATGGGCGGGCAGAACAGCTATCTGCCGCTGAAGCTGAACATGAGCGGCGTCATGCCCATCATCTTCGCTTCCGCTCTGGTTTCGATCCCCGGCACGATCGGCAGCTTTTTGCAGATCGACCAGGCAGCACATCCGTTCTGGTATGCGTTTTTCCATACCTTCAACTACACGTCTGCGCTGTATGTGGTCATCTACCTGCTGCTGATCCTGGCCTTCAACTACTTCTATGTGGCCATCCAGTACAACCCTGTGGAGATCGCCAACAATCTGCGCCGTAACAACGGCTCGATCCCCGGCTTCCGTCCCGGCAAGCCGACCAGCGATTTCCTGACCCGCACCCTGAACAAGATCACCCTCATCGGCGCGATCTTCCTGGCTGCGGTGGCTGTACTGCCGATCATCCTTGGCAACCTGACCGGTATGAGCATCCAGCTGGGCGGTACCAGCCTGCTGATCGTTGTGGGTGTTGCACTCGACACGACCCGCAGCCTGGACAGCTTCATGACGATGCGCAACCACAAAGGCTTCCTCGGCTGATCCAATAAAGCACGGATGTGAGAAAGCACTGGAAAGGAGAGTACGACTCGAACTTTTCAGTGCTTTTTTGCTTTGGTGAGTCGTTAGCCGACTCAAACAAAAATACGAACGTCCTTTTATAAGAGGAAAGGAGCCATCCTATGAATCTGATTCTGTTGGGCGCACCTGGCGCCGGCAAGGGCACGCAGGCAGAGATCATCTGCGCAAAGCTGAACATTCCTTCCATCAGCACCGGCAACATCCTGCGTGCGGCTGTGAAGGAAGGCACCGAGATGGGCCTGAAAGCCAAGAGCTTCATGGACGCCGGTGCGCTGGTGCCCGATGAGGTCATCATCGGCATCCTGAAGGATCGTCTGTCCGAGGCAGACTGTGCCAATGGTTTCATCCTGGACGGTGTGCCCCGCACCATCGCGCAGGCCGAGGCCATTGAGACCATGGGCATCCGCATCGACAAGGTGCTGGAGCTGCAGGTCGAGGACAATGTGATCGTGGACCGCATGGGCGGCCGCCGCGTCTGCGAGAAGTGCGGCGCAAGCTACCACATCGTCAACAAGAAGAGCAAGGTGGAAGGCGTCTGCGACTGCTGCGGCGGTAAGCTCGTCATCCGCAAGGACGATCAGCCCGCAACGGTGCTCGACCGCCTGAATGCTTACCATGAGCAGACCGAGCCGCTGGTGGAGTTCTACCGCACCCGCGGCAAGCTGGCTGCCATCCCGTTCTGCCCCTCCATCGAGGAGACCACGGCTGAGATCATGAAGGCTTTGGAGGCATAAACGTGATTCAGATCAAGAATGCGAAAGAACTGGACGGGATGCGCCGGGCAAATGCCCTGAGCGCAGCTGCCCTGAAGTACGGTGGCGAGCACATCGAGGCCGGCATGACCACCTGGGAGCTGGATAAGCTGATCTATGAGTTCATCGTGAAGCACGGCGGCATCCCCAACTTCAAGGGACTGTACGGTTTTCCGGGAACCGCCTGCATCAGCCTGAATGATACCATCATCCACGGCATCCCGTCGCATGATATCGTCATCCGCCCCGGCGACATCGTCAGCATCGACACCGGTGCCAAGGTGGACGGCTTCAACGGCGACAACGCCTGCACCTATGCGGTGGGCAAGATCGACCTGGAAGCCCAGCGCCTGCTGGACGTGACCAAGGCCGCGCTGTACAAGGGCATCGAGCAGGCCAAGGCAGGCAACCGCATCGGCGATATCGGCTGTGCGGTGCAGAGTTACTGCGAGGACGCAGGCTTCTCCGTCGTCCGCGAGTTCGTTGGCCATGGCACCGGCCATGAGCTGCACGAGGACCCCGAAGTGCCCAACTACGGCCATGCAGGCCGCGGCCCGCGTCTGGTGCCCGGCATGACCATCGCCATTGAGCCGATGATCTGCCAGTACGACTGCAAGATCACCCAGTCCAAGGACGGCTGGACCGTCAAGACCAAGGACGGCGGCCTGGCAGCGCACTTTGAGCACTCCATCGCCATCCTCAAGGATCACACCGAGATCATGACCCGCAGCTGGGATGACCCCGATTTTGACCCGGATAGCTTCCGCTTCCAGTAAGCACAAGCGCGCTGAGACCTCCCTTCGGGGAGGTCTTTTTTGGTCGTCAGACCTGTGATTTGTGCAATTCCGACAAGTTTTAGTGAAAAAGTTTCATCCTACAGGGTGAGACGCCCGAAACACGGCACGGAAAAGGACCGGTTTTGCATCAGAGGAAATTTTTATCGGAAATACGGAAAAAAGCACTTGCAAAATGGATGCAAAAGGTGTATAATCTATAAATGGCCGTGACAGCCAGATGCTTTCTCGGTGGACAGGGATTTTCTGCCCACTTTGCGGATTTTGTGCCGCAGGAGAAGAAGTATGTGGCGGTTATCGCCGCCTGTCCGTCAATTCATGGCAAACTGAGCAG
Proteins encoded in this window:
- the rplF gene encoding 50S ribosomal protein L6, with amino-acid sequence MSRIGRKPIVIPAGVTVTVDEAAHTVAVKGPKGSLNSNYHHLMTVKVEGNEVLVTRPNDEPEARSLHGLTRTNIANMVNGVVNGYEKKLEIVGVGLRCQKQGSNLVMNLGFSHQVNIPDTEDCTIVWQDPNHFSVTGIDKQKVGQYAAEIRAKKPPEPYKGKGIRYEGEVVKHKEGKAGKGKK
- the rpsH gene encoding 30S ribosomal protein S8 encodes the protein MQITDPIADLLTRIRNASTAKHPSVEIPASNMKKAICQILVDEGYIKGMQVKNDTVQGTIVVTLKYQANGEPVIAGLRRVSKPGLRIYTNCEDMPKVMKGLGTAIISTSKGIMTDKAARAAHVGGEVLAFVW
- the rpmD gene encoding 50S ribosomal protein L30 — protein: MADKMLKIELKKSLIGRGAKQIATAEALGLKKPGDVTVQPDNAATQGKIAKIGFLLSVTEA
- the secY gene encoding preprotein translocase subunit SecY, whose amino-acid sequence is MFQTFRNAWKIPELKNRLLFTLAILVVYRLGCAIPVPFITGSALSQMFSNGNMLSYLDMMSGGALSRCTLFALGVTPYINASIIVQLLTVAIPSLENIAKEPDGQNKLQQITRYAGGVIALVMSLGYYFVVRNMGALKYTNGAAGIFTAVVIIATFTAGAQLITWCGEQIDDKGIGNGLSLLIFSSIVSNWSSVYTTVTGLLTRAAAGETKFYILLPLLVVLALVVIVFIVIMTNAERRITIQYAKRVVGRKQMGGQNSYLPLKLNMSGVMPIIFASALVSIPGTIGSFLQIDQAAHPFWYAFFHTFNYTSALYVVIYLLLILAFNYFYVAIQYNPVEIANNLRRNNGSIPGFRPGKPTSDFLTRTLNKITLIGAIFLAAVAVLPIILGNLTGMSIQLGGTSLLIVVGVALDTTRSLDSFMTMRNHKGFLG
- the map gene encoding type I methionyl aminopeptidase, producing MIQIKNAKELDGMRRANALSAAALKYGGEHIEAGMTTWELDKLIYEFIVKHGGIPNFKGLYGFPGTACISLNDTIIHGIPSHDIVIRPGDIVSIDTGAKVDGFNGDNACTYAVGKIDLEAQRLLDVTKAALYKGIEQAKAGNRIGDIGCAVQSYCEDAGFSVVREFVGHGTGHELHEDPEVPNYGHAGRGPRLVPGMTIAIEPMICQYDCKITQSKDGWTVKTKDGGLAAHFEHSIAILKDHTEIMTRSWDDPDFDPDSFRFQ
- the rplO gene encoding 50S ribosomal protein L15: MKLHELHAIPGANKAVTRKGRGIGSGNGKTAGFGSKGQKARSGVKHAGFEGGQMPLARRLPKVGFNNIFATQYAIVNVADLEAAFEAGAVVDTEALKAKGLVKKTLDGVKVLGNGELTKALTVKAAAYSASAKEKIEKAGGKAEVM
- the rpsE gene encoding 30S ribosomal protein S5; amino-acid sequence: MAMRNREDDGMITKVVSINRVSKTVKGGRIMKFAALVVVGDGKGTIGYGIGKSGEVPEAIRKGEAAAKKNMHKVALKGTTIPHEIVGKYGAGAVLLKPAAPGTGMIAGGPVRAVIEAAGIKDIRAKSMRSNNPINVVSATFAGLCGLVSAESVAEKRGKTVKEILG
- a CDS encoding type Z 30S ribosomal protein S14, translating into MAKLSMKLKQSRPAKFSTRAYTRCRICGRPHSVLRKYGVCRVCFRELAYKGEIPGVKKASW
- a CDS encoding adenylate kinase, which encodes MNLILLGAPGAGKGTQAEIICAKLNIPSISTGNILRAAVKEGTEMGLKAKSFMDAGALVPDEVIIGILKDRLSEADCANGFILDGVPRTIAQAEAIETMGIRIDKVLELQVEDNVIVDRMGGRRVCEKCGASYHIVNKKSKVEGVCDCCGGKLVIRKDDQPATVLDRLNAYHEQTEPLVEFYRTRGKLAAIPFCPSIEETTAEIMKALEA
- the rplX gene encoding 50S ribosomal protein L24, whose protein sequence is MNNLHVKTGDNVMIISGKDKGHTGKVLQVSPSENKVIVEGQNMVTKHVKPRRQGEQGGIVKAEGAMYASKVMPICPKCGKAVRVGHVEKDGKMVRVCKKCGAEL
- the rplE gene encoding 50S ribosomal protein L5, producing MARLKEQYVNEIAPALNSKFGYKSVMQIPKLDKVVINVACGEAKDNEKILEAVMKDLGQITGQKAVVCRAKKSVANFKLRQGTPIGCKVTLRGERMYEFVDRFFNVALPRVRDFRGINGNGFDGRGNFACGIKEQIIFPEIDFDKVDAVRGMDVCFVTTAKTDEEGKELLKALGAPFATENN
- the rplR gene encoding 50S ribosomal protein L18; this translates as MVKQIDKNEARLRRHRRVRNKISGTAARPRLDVFRSAKHIYAQIIDDEQGVTLVSASTMDKDFNGFGGNVEAAAEIGKKIAAKALEKGITEVVFDRGGYVYHGRVKALADGAREGGLKL